One stretch of Pseudoramibacter sp. DNA includes these proteins:
- the asrA gene encoding anaerobic sulfite reductase subunit AsrA has translation MGYIASQEQFDALFSKLKETYEIWAPKKFIGGGRFSNTDAVRYAVVTSPDEIEFSEKSDYSWKEAVFPPSETLFYFTENHTEETEGPAKKKLVFLRSCDLAAVKRTDQIYMKNGDPDYYYARRRGDMAFVMIGCRTSCRNGFCVSMGTNQSDNYDMSVDAEDGAFRIDCKRPEWDALLKAAGAKTADVVPRHVNENNVKVQIPENLSYKVGMSSMWDQYDSRCINCGRCNFVCPTCTCFTMQDVYYDANGKVGERRRVQASCMVDGYTDVAGGGSYRQKNGQRMRFKTLHKVLDFKERFGYQMCVGCGRCDDICPEYISFSNIINHLEEGMKEVADDER, from the coding sequence ATGGGCTACATTGCCAGTCAGGAGCAGTTTGATGCGCTTTTTTCAAAGCTGAAAGAAACGTATGAAATCTGGGCTCCGAAGAAATTTATAGGCGGCGGCCGTTTTTCGAACACCGATGCGGTCCGCTACGCAGTGGTCACGTCGCCGGACGAGATCGAATTTTCTGAAAAATCGGATTATTCGTGGAAGGAAGCGGTATTTCCGCCGTCTGAAACGCTGTTTTATTTCACAGAAAATCACACGGAAGAAACCGAAGGGCCGGCGAAGAAGAAGCTGGTTTTCCTAAGAAGCTGTGATCTGGCGGCTGTCAAACGTACGGATCAGATTTACATGAAAAACGGCGATCCGGATTATTATTATGCCAGAAGACGGGGGGACATGGCCTTTGTCATGATCGGCTGCAGGACGTCGTGCCGAAACGGCTTCTGCGTGTCCATGGGCACGAACCAGTCGGACAACTACGACATGAGCGTGGACGCCGAAGACGGCGCTTTCCGCATTGACTGCAAACGACCGGAATGGGATGCACTTCTTAAGGCCGCCGGCGCAAAGACGGCAGACGTCGTTCCCCGGCACGTCAATGAAAACAACGTAAAGGTTCAAATCCCGGAAAATTTGAGCTACAAAGTCGGCATGAGTTCAATGTGGGATCAGTACGACAGCCGCTGCATCAACTGCGGCCGCTGCAATTTCGTCTGCCCCACCTGCACCTGCTTCACCATGCAGGATGTGTATTACGACGCGAACGGCAAAGTGGGCGAACGGCGCCGGGTGCAGGCGTCCTGCATGGTCGACGGCTACACGGATGTGGCCGGCGGCGGCAGCTACCGTCAGAAAAATGGCCAGCGCATGCGCTTCAAAACCCTGCACAAGGTTTTGGATTTTAAAGAAAGATTCGGCTATCAAATGTGCGTGGGCTGTGGCCGGTGCGATGACATCTGTCCGGAATACATTTCGTTCTCGAATATCATCAACCATCTTGAAGAAGGTATGAAGGAGGTGGCAGACGATGAGCGCTAA